The genomic DNA AGATCTCGTGGGAACCACCATCTACAATCCCCAGAGCGGTCAGTTCTCGGTGAAGCAGGGACCGGTGTTCGCCAACCTCGTGCTGGCCGACGAGATCAATCGCGCCCCGGCCAAGGTGCAGAGCGCCCTGCTCGAAGCCATGCAGGAGAAGCAGGTCACGGTGGGCGAGCAGACCTTCTCGCTGCCCGCACCGTTTCTGGTCATGGCGACCCAGAACCCGGTCGAGCAGGAAGGCACCTATCCGCTCCCCGAGGCGCAGGTCGATCGCTTCATGCTCAAGATCAAGATCGACTACCCCACGCGTGAAGAAGAGTCTCAGATCATCGATCGCATGACGCGAGGGCACGAGCCTCGCGCCCAGGC from Pseudomonadota bacterium includes the following:
- a CDS encoding MoxR family ATPase, translating into DLVGTTIYNPQSGQFSVKQGPVFANLVLADEINRAPAKVQSALLEAMQEKQVTVGEQTFSLPAPFLVMATQNPVEQEGTYPLPEAQVDRFMLKIKIDYPTREEESQIIDRMTRGHEPRAQAVMETDDLVRVRKLIPQIYLDEKVKNYILDVVFATRTPERFRLDRLKPLIAYGASPRASLALAQASRAYAFLRGRAYVTPDDVKSIGYDVLRHRLATTYEAEAEEMTSESILRQIFDTIEVP